One Dermacentor andersoni chromosome 6, qqDerAnde1_hic_scaffold, whole genome shotgun sequence genomic window carries:
- the LOC126522094 gene encoding uncharacterized protein isoform X2 — MFPAVLLILAFIVLAFVGYNRLSTDPDDKARIAPGLPCSPRDTSEFRIKNLRNLLKTCHLKERISSRLRIFTLSATQIFKFMPPRQEWSRLEEDVSQSGDSPNAVKQDAVYTAHDIRVKRERSGPFQWNSLGTSHASSHRPWSSVRHVLLQGSTEALRQDKSPRHRTEDSNNDRTRKPTAMPRTRVSTLSTYTLMPCRAGRRTNLSSLVTSSVTKIPVTNAYGYRDAGITDAPHQDRATCSMNLQHLWPRPTTSYRFTESELSGGMLRKHRSELVRQPVTKQHRRAASEGVDLLDVIDKGETMDSRCCYESPTTPSCWYSSEACDCSVWTADPWMTSFEDEDTELKDVWTPANSSQPNWPCEHAQRKLVDQRARTCEAFTVQIGSRPGTAKPAIGNEIAHQDVEIPQFIYSRWPPTQERTRWRRRVPISDGTTSAAPGSPAAAASAASVQDNERPGGQLIGSGEGGGRRPAFMAEVATSRFHRNGLLGFRLPPPPRFDRASLSLDARLATAMLRAERRVKGSSF, encoded by the exons ATGTTCCCGGCGGTGCTGCTCATCCTGGCGTTCATTGTGCTTGCCTTTGTTGGCTATAACAG GTTGAGCACAGATCCAGACGACAAGGCGCGAATTGCTCCGGGCCTTCCGTGTTCACCCAGAGACACTAGTGAATTTCGTATCAAAAACCTGCGCAACTTACTCAAAACGTGCCACCTCAAAGAGCGCATAAGCAGCCGACTTCGAATTTTTACCCTCAGTGCCACCCAAATCTTTAAATTTATGCCGCCTCGCCAGGAATGGTCGCGGTTAGAAGAGGACGTCTCTCAGTCAGGTGACTCGCCAAATGCGGTCAAGCAAGATGCCGTGTATACCGCCCACGACATCAgagtcaagagagagagaagcggtCCTTTTCAGTGGAACTCCTTGGGCACCTCTCATGCGTCGTCGCACCGTCCCTGGTCCTCCGTACGACATGTCTTGCTGCAAGGGAGCACAGAGGCACTAAGACAGGACAAGTCTCCGCGTCACCGCACGGAGGACTCAAATAATGACCGAACGAGAAAACCAACAGCAATGCCAAGGACGAGAGTATCGACGCTTTCAACGTATACTTTAATGCCCTGCCGCGCAGGCCGAAGAACCAATTTAAGTTCATTAGTGACCTCGTCAGTGACCAAAATACCTGTTACTAACGCCTACGGATATAGGGATGCCGGTATTACCGATGCGCCACATCAAGACAGAGCGACATGCTCCATGAACCTTCAGCACTTGTGGCCAAGGCCTACAACGTCGTACAGGTTCACCGAAAGCGAGCTCTCCGGTGGGATGCTCAGAAAACACAGGTCGGAACTAGTTCGACAGCCAGTTACCAAGCAACACCGCCGAGCCGCGTCCGAGGGCGTCGACTTGCTAGATGTAATCGACAAAGGAGAAACTATGGATTCCCGCTGTTGCTACGAATCACCGACAACGCCGTCTTGCTGGTACAGCAGCGAAGCTTGTGACTGTTCCGTATGGACCGCGGATCCTTGGATGACAAGCTTTGAGGACGAAGACACCGAACTTAAGGATGTTTGGACGCCGGCCAACAGCAGTCAGCCAAACTGGCCCTGCGAACACGCTCAACGAAAATTAGTCGATCAGAGAGCGAGGACGTGCGAAGCGTTCACCGTCCAGATTGGCTCTCGCCCCGGAACTGCGAAGCCCGCGATAGGAAATGAGATCGCGCATCAAGACGTTGAGATACCGCAATTCATCTACAGCCGGTGGCCTCCGACCCAGGAGAGGACGCGCTGGCGCAGGCGCGTTCCTATTTCGGACGGCACCACTTCGGCGGCACCCGGGTCTCCTGCGGCCGCTGCTTCGGCAGCCTCTGTCCAGGACAACGAGAGGCCCGGAGGACAGCTGATCGGCAGTGGTGAGGGTGGTGGGCGAAGGCCGGCGTTTATGGCTGAAGTGGCGACAAGTCGCTTTCACCGTAATGGTCTGCTCGGATTCCGGTTGCCGCCCCCACCCCGATTCGACcgcgcatctctctctctcgatgcTAGGCTCGCCACTGCGATGCTGCGCGCCGAGCGGCGTGTCAAGGGCAGCTCATTTTAG